CGTCAAGGAATTTGGTGCTGGCCTTGTTTGTGCGGAGATGGTCAGTGACAAGGGAATCGTTTTACAAAATGCTAGAACGATGAATATGCTTTATATAGATGAAAGAGAAAAGCCGTTAAGTCTGCAAATCTTTGGCGGTGAAAAGAAATCTTTGGTCGAAGCAGCACAATTTGTAGATAAAAATACAAATGCTGACATCATTGATATCAACATGGGCTGCCCTGTCCCTAAAATCACTAAATGTGATGCGGGTGCAAAGTGGCTTCTTGATCCAAACAAAATTTATGAGATGGTTTCAGCGGTGGTTGATGCTGTTGAAAAGCCGGTAACGGTGAAAATGCGCATAGGCTGGGATGATGAGCACGTTTTTGCGATTCAAAATGCCCAGGCTGTTGAACGCGCGGGTGGTAAAGCTGTTTCCATGCATGGCAGAACACGAGTTCAATTGTATGAAGGAAAAGCTAACTGGGACATCATCCGTGAAGTGAAGAAATCAATTAATATTCCACTTATCGGTAACGGCGATGTGGAAACTCCACAGGATGCGGAAAGAATGCTCAAGGAAACGGGTGTTGATGGAGTCATGATCGGTCGTGCAGCTCTAGGTAACCCGTGGATGATTTACAGGACTGTGAAATATCTGGAAACTGGTCAACTGATGGATGAACCTTCTGTTCGTGAAAAGATGGAAGTTTGCGTGCTTCATATGGATCGTCTAATCGCGTTGAAAAATGAAAATGTCGCTGTTCGTGAAATGCGCAAGCATGCTTCTTGGTATTTAAAAGGTGTAAAAGGGAATGCTATGGCTCGTAAAGGGATTAATGTTTGTGAAACAAGGGACGATGTTGTTAGCCTTCTATATGGACTTGTTGATGAAATTGAAGCGAAGCAACAAAATATCCAAATGGTCTGATGTTTGACATTACCTTCCTATTTTCCTATAATACGCTTATCTTAAACTGCCAGTAATCCTGGCAGTTTTTATATGTATATAAACGATGTTTTAAGATAAAAAGCTGTTGAATTCCTTTACTTTATGTAAGAATAAATATGTATGCAAAAGAATTTCTGATTAATTATATAATTGCATTTATTAATAAAGATGGAGATGATTTTCGTGAGTCATGAAGAATTGAATGACCAACTGCAGGTAAGGCGCGATAAAATGCAGGCCATGATGGATAATGGACAAGACCCTTTCGGGAGCAGATTCGAGCGCACACATAACACTGAGGAGATAGTCAGTGCTTATGGTGAATTAGAAAAAGAAGATCTTGAAGAAAAAGAAATTGAAGTTACGATCGCTGGCCGTGTCATGACGAAGCGTGGAAAAGGGAAAGCGGGATTTGCCCATATCCAGGATATTAGCGGCCAAATCCAAATCTACGTCCGTTTAGATAACATAGGAGAAGATTCTTACCAAATTTTCAACCAAACGGATCTTGGCGATATCGTAGGGGTAACTGGCGTTATTTTCAAAACGAAAGTCGGGGAACTTTCCATTAAAGCTAAAGAATATGTGTTCCTTGCTAAAGCGCTTCGTCCGTTGCCTGATAAATTTCATGGCCTAAAGGATGTTGAAGAGCGTTATCGGAAGCGTTATGTCGATTTAATTACAAATGAGGAAAGCAAAAACACATTGATCATGCGCAGTCGTATTGTACAAGCCATGAGACGGTATTTGGATGATCATGGATACCTTGAAGTGGAGACGCCTCTACTGCACTCTGTTGCTGGTGGAGCTGCAGCACGCCCTTTCCTTACTCACCATAATGCCTTGGATATGCCTTTGAATTTAAGGATTGCCATCGAACTTCATCTAAAACGCTTAATCGTCGGCGGATTGGAGAAAGTTTATGAAATTGGCCGGGTTTTCAGAAATGAAGGAGTATCTACAAGACACAATCCTGAATTCACATTGATCGAATTATATGAGGCATATGCGGATTACCAAGATATCATGAGTTTAACGGAAAACCTTATTGCCCATATCGCTCAAGAAGTTCTTGGGACAACTACCATCCAGTATGGGGAGTATGAGATAGAGTTAAAGCCGGAATGGAAACGACTTCACATGGTTGATGCTGTAAAAGAATATACTGGTGTGGACTTCTGGACTCAAATGAGTAAAGAAGAAGCCCAGCAGCTTGCTAAAGAAAATGGGATTGAAGTTAAGGAATCCATGGAGTTCGGCCATATCGTAAATGAATTCTTTGAACAGAAGGTAGAAGATAAGTTGATTCAGCCTACATTCATCTATGGCCATCCGGTGGAAATCTCTCCTTTGGCAAAGAAAAATCCGGAAGATTCCCGTTTCACAGATCGTTTTGAGTTATTCATTGTAGGTAGGGAGCATGCAAATGCCTTCACGGAGCTAAATGATCCTATTGATCAACGTCAACGCTTTGAAGCTCAATTAAAAGAGCGGGAGCAAGGTAATGATGAGGCCCATGAAATGGATGAAGATTTCTTGGAGGCGTTAGAATATGGAATGCCACCAACTGGCGGACTTGGAATTGGTGTTGACCGTTTGGTTATGCTATTGACCAATTCTCCGTCTATACGTGACGTCCTGTTATTCCCGTTGATGAGACATCGCTAATATAACCAAAATGAATATTGATTGCAGGCCGAATCCGGATGACTGGGATCATTGGGCGTAGCTCATGATCCTGGTATGTCCCATTCGGTTTTTGTTTTTTTATTATAATTTCATGTCTTTCAATAGAATGGATTCGAGGGCTTGAAAGAAAAACAACATTATCTCAAAAAAACTTTTAAAAAAGTATTGCGCAGTTAACGTAATGGTGTTATATTTATATCTGTCGTTACGAACGAGTTGCAAACAGATTACAAACTTTTAAAAAGTTTTAAAAAAGTTGTTGACTCACGGTAATGAAAATGTTATTATAAATAAGTTGTTTCGAAAGATATTGCTCTTTGAAAACTGAACAAAACAAAGCGCCAACGTTAAATTTTAAGTGAGCACACACTATCAAAAAAGCAAATGAGCAAGTCAAACATTTCTTCGGAGAGTTTGATCCTGGCTCAGGACGAACGCTGGCGGCGTGCCTAATACATGCAAGTCGAGCGAATCGACGGGAGCTTGCTCCCTGAGATTAGCGGCGGACGGGTGAGTAACACGTGGGCAACCTGCCTATAAGACTGGGATAACTTCGGGAAACCGGAGCTAATACCGGATACGTTCTTTTCTCGCATGAGAGAAGATGGAAAGACGGTTTACGCTGTCACTTATAGATGGGCCCGCGGCGCATTAGCTAGTTGGTGAGGTAATGGCTCACCAAGGCGACGATGCGTAGCCGACCTGAGAGGGTGATCGGCCACACTGGGACTGAGACACGGCCCAGACTCCTACGGGAGGCAGCAGTAGGGAATCTTCCGCAATGGACGAAAGTCTGACGGAGCAACGCCGCGTGAACGAAGAAGGCCTTCGGGTCGTAAAGTTCTGTTGTTAGGGAAGAACAAGTACCAGAGTAACTGCTGGTACCTTGACGGTACCTAACCAGAAAGCCACGGCTAACTACGTGCCAGCAGCCGCGGTAATACGTAGGTGGCAAGCGTTGTCCGGAATTATTGGGCGTAAAGCGCGCGCAGGTGGTTCCTTAAGTCTGATGTGAAAGCCCACGGCTCAACCGTGGAGGGTCATTGGAAACTGGGGGACTTGAGTGCAGAAGAGGAAAGTGGAATTCCAAGTGTAGCGGTGAAATGCGTAGAGATTTGGAGGAACACCAGTGGCGAAGGCGACTTTCTGGTCTGTAACTGACACTGAGGCGCGAAAGCGTGGGGAGCAAACAGGATTAGATACCCTGGTAGTCCACGCCGTAAACGATGAGTGCTAAGTGTTAGAGGGTTTCCGCCCTTTAGTGCTGCAGCTAACGCATTAAGCACTCCGCCTGGGGAGTACGGCCGCAAGGCTGAAACTCAAAGGAATTGACGGGGGCCCGCACAAGCGGTGGAGCATGTGGTTTAATTCGAAGCAACGCGAAGAACCTTACCAGGTCTTGACATCCTCTGACAACCCTAGAGATAGGGCTTTCCCCTTCGGGGGACAGAGTGACAGGTGGTGCATGGTTGTCGTCAGCTCGTGTCGTGAGATGTTGGGTTAAGTCCCGCAACGAGCGCAACCCTTGATCTTAGTTGCCAGCATTCAGTTGGGCACTCTAAGGTGACTGCCGGTGACAAACCGGAGGAAGGTGGGGATGACGTCAAATCATCATGCCCCTTATGACCTGGGCTACACACGTGCTACAATGGATGGTACAAAGGGCTGCAAACCTGCGAAGGTAAGCGAATCCCATAAAGCCATTCTCAGTTCGGATTGCAGGCTGCAACTCGCCTGCATGAAGCCGGAATCGCTAGTAATCGCGGATCAGCATGCCGCGGTGAATACGTTCCCGGGCCTTGTACACACCGCCCGTCACACCACGAGAGTTTGTAACACCCGAAGTCGGTGAGGTAACCTTTATGGAGCCAGCCGCCTAAGGTGGGACAGATGATTGGGGTGAAGTCGTAACAAGGTAGCCGTATCGGAAGGTGCGGCTGGATCACCTCCTTTCTAAGGATAATTACGAGAGCGCTTTTGTTTTGTTCAGTTTTGAATGAGTAATTCATTCAAATAGGAAAGACAAGCATCACGATGTGATGTCATTCTTTCTGCATTGTTCTTTGAAAACTAGATAATAGATAGAAGGCAATTAATTTTTTTCAAAGCATCTGTAAGATCTTTTTTAACGGTTAAGTTAGAAAGGGCGCACGGTGGATGCCTTGGCACTAGGAGCCGATGAAGGACGGGACTAACACCGATATGCTTCGGGGAGCTGTAAGTAAGCTTTGATCCGGAGATTTCCGAATGGGGAAACCCACTGTTCGTAATGGAACAGTATCTTTACCTGAATACATAGGGTACTGAAGGCAGACCCGGGGAACTGAAACATCTAAGTACCCGGAGGAAGAGAAAGCAAACGCGATTTCCTGAGTAGCGGCGAGCGAAACGGAATTAGCCCAAACCAAGAGGCTTGCCTCTTGGGGTTGTAGGACACTCAACATGGAGTTACAAAGGAACGGGGTAAATGAAGCGACCTGGAAAGGTCCGTCGAAGAAGGTAAAAACCCTGTAGTTGAAACTTCGTTCCCTCCTGAGTGGATCCTGAGTACGGCGGGACACGAGAAATCCCGTCGGAAGCAGGGAGGACCATCTCCCAAGGCTAAATACTCCCTAGTGACCGATAGTGAACCAGTACCGTGAGGGAAAGGTGAAAAGCACCCCGGAAGGGGAGTGAAATAGATCCTGAAACCGTGTGCCTACAAGTAGTCAAAGCCCGTTAATGGGTAATGGCGTGCCTTTTGTAGAATGAACCGGCGAGTTACGATTTCATGCGAGGTTAAGTTGATGAGACGGAGCCGCAGCGAAAGCGAGTCTGAATAGGGCGAATGAGTATGAGGTCGTAGACCCGAAACCAGGTGATCTACCCATGTCCAGGGTGAAGTTCAGGTAACACTGAATGGAGGCCCGAACCCACGCACGTTGAAAAGTGCGGGGATGAGGTGTGGGTAGCGGAGAAATTCCAATCGAACCTGGAGATAGCTGGTTCTCTCCGAAATAGCTTTAGGGCTAGCCTCAAGATGAGAGTATTGGAGGTAGAGCACTGATTGGACTAGGGGCCCCCAACGGGTTACCGAATTCAGTCAAACTCCGAATGCCAAATACTTATTCTTGGGAGTCAGACTGCGAGTGATAAGATCCGTAGTCGAAAGGGAAACAGCCCAGACCACCAGCTAAGGTCCCAAAGTATACGTTAAGTGGAAAAGGATGTGGAGTTGCTTAGACAACCAGGATGTTGGCTTAGAAGCAGCCACCATTTAAAGAGTGCGTAATAGCTCACTGGTCGAGTGACTCCGCGCCGAAAATGTACCGGGGCTAAACGTATCACCGAAGCTGTGGATTGACACCATTGGGTGTCAGTGGTAGGAGAGCGTTCTAAGGGCGTTGAAGTCAGACCGGAAGGACTGGTGGAGCGCTTAGAAGTGAGAATGCCGGTATGAGTAGCGAAAGAAGGGTGAGAATCCCTTCCACCGAATGCCTAAGGTTTCCTGAGGAAGGCTCGTCCGCTCAGGGTTAGTCGGGACCTAAGCCGAGGCCGAAAGGCGTAGGCGATGGACAACAGGTTGATATTCCTGTACCACCTATACATCGTTTGAACGATGGGGGACGCAGAAGGATAGGGTAAGCGCGCTGTTGGATATGCGCGTCCAAGCAGTTAGGCCGGAAACGAGGCAAATCCCGTTTCCATTAAGGCGGAGCTGTGATGGCGAGGGAAATATAGTACCGAAGTTCCTGATTCCACGCTGCCAAGAAAAGCCTCTAGTGAGATGTAAGGTGCCCGTACCGCAAACCGACACAGGTAGGCGAGGAGAGAATCCTAAGGTGTGCGAGAGAACTCTCGTTAAGGAACTCGGCAAAATGACCCCGTAACTTCGGGAGAAGGGGTGCTTTTTAGGGTGAATAGCCCAGAAAAGCCGCAGTGAATAGGCCCAGGCGACTGTTTAGCAAAAACACAGGTCTCTGCGAAGCCGCAAGGCGAAGTATAGGGGCTGACACCTGCCCGGTGCTGGAAGGTTAAGGGGAGAGGTTAGCGCAAGCGAAGCTTTGAACCGAAGCCCCAGTAAACGGCGGCCGTAACTATAACGGTCCTAAGGTAGCGAAATTCCTTGTCGGGTAAGTTCCGACCCGCACGAAAGGTGTAACGATCTGGGCACTGTCTCAACGAGAGACTCGGTGAAATTATAGTACCTGTGAAGATGCAGGTTACCCGCGACAGGACGGAAAGACCCCGTGGAGCTTTACTGCAGCCTGATATTGAATTTTGGTACAGCTTGTACAGGATAGGTAGGAGCCTGAGAAGCCGGAGCGCTAGCTTCGGTGGAGGCGTTGGTGGGATACTACCCTGGCTGTATTGAAATTCTAACCCGCGCCCCTTATCGGGGTGGGAGACAGTGTCAGGTGGGCAGTTTGACTGGGGCGGTCGCCTCCTAAAGAGTAACGGAGGCGCCCAAAGGTTCCCTCAGAATGGTTGGAAATCATTCGTAGAGTGTAAAGGCACAAGGGAGCTTGACTGCGAGACCTACAAGTCGAGCAGGGACGAAAGTCGGGCTTAGTGATCCGGTGGTTCCGCATGGAAGGGCCATCGCTCAACGGATAAAAGCTACCCCGGGGATAACAGGCTTA
This sequence is a window from Brevibacillus sp. JNUCC-41. Protein-coding genes within it:
- the dusB gene encoding tRNA dihydrouridine synthase DusB codes for the protein MLKIGNIEMKNPVVLAPMAGVCNSAFRLTVKEFGAGLVCAEMVSDKGIVLQNARTMNMLYIDEREKPLSLQIFGGEKKSLVEAAQFVDKNTNADIIDINMGCPVPKITKCDAGAKWLLDPNKIYEMVSAVVDAVEKPVTVKMRIGWDDEHVFAIQNAQAVERAGGKAVSMHGRTRVQLYEGKANWDIIREVKKSINIPLIGNGDVETPQDAERMLKETGVDGVMIGRAALGNPWMIYRTVKYLETGQLMDEPSVREKMEVCVLHMDRLIALKNENVAVREMRKHASWYLKGVKGNAMARKGINVCETRDDVVSLLYGLVDEIEAKQQNIQMV
- the lysS gene encoding lysine--tRNA ligase; protein product: MEMIFVSHEELNDQLQVRRDKMQAMMDNGQDPFGSRFERTHNTEEIVSAYGELEKEDLEEKEIEVTIAGRVMTKRGKGKAGFAHIQDISGQIQIYVRLDNIGEDSYQIFNQTDLGDIVGVTGVIFKTKVGELSIKAKEYVFLAKALRPLPDKFHGLKDVEERYRKRYVDLITNEESKNTLIMRSRIVQAMRRYLDDHGYLEVETPLLHSVAGGAAARPFLTHHNALDMPLNLRIAIELHLKRLIVGGLEKVYEIGRVFRNEGVSTRHNPEFTLIELYEAYADYQDIMSLTENLIAHIAQEVLGTTTIQYGEYEIELKPEWKRLHMVDAVKEYTGVDFWTQMSKEEAQQLAKENGIEVKESMEFGHIVNEFFEQKVEDKLIQPTFIYGHPVEISPLAKKNPEDSRFTDRFELFIVGREHANAFTELNDPIDQRQRFEAQLKEREQGNDEAHEMDEDFLEALEYGMPPTGGLGIGVDRLVMLLTNSPSIRDVLLFPLMRHR